Genomic DNA from uncultured Erythrobacter sp.:
AAGTCGGTGCCTGGGTCTGCGACAAGTGTTTCATGAAATAGGCACTGATCGAAGCACTCGGCATTGTCGAGCGTGGATCCGCGATGGTGCGCTGGGTCGGCTAAGGCGAAGTTGGAACGAGCAGCGGCTATACTTAGAAACGCAGGCTTAGTGTGTCGCAACGATATCAATTCGCTCATTCCGGATTGGACTTGGGCGATGCGAACTTGGCATTCGGCATACAATAGAGGGCACAATAGCGCGCGCTTGCTTTGTTGGAGACGCGACGTGATTTTCCCGGAACGATTGCGCCAGGCTTAGAGCGAACACTCTTTAGGGAGGCCTTTGTGGGAACGCAGCCGGAGTGGCGGAATTTTTGCGATGAAAAGTGCAGTAAGTGGCGGAGAGGGAGGGATTCGAACCCTCGGAACCCCTAAGAGCTCAACAGTTTTCGAGACTGCCCCGTTCGACCACTCCGGCACCTCTCCGCATTCCTGTCTGCGTTTCTGGCTCGGCTGACTGGGTCTTTTCAAACCCGGTCGCGTTGCCGGAAGGATGGTCGAATACCCTGCCGCAGTGCTTAGGAAGCGCGCCGGTTAGCGCAGCGCCTGCGCCTTGCCAAGACCCGAATTCGCACAAAAGACGGGCATATCTCTCCTGCCCACCGCCTCGCCGCTTGTTTTGCGGTTGCGAAGAGCCATATTCTGCAGACTATGGAACGCGCAGAGTTCTTCTCCAGCCAAGCAGGGCGTACGATTGTTGCACCGCGTCAGACGCGGGCGCGCTTTGGCATCGGCGACATTGTGCGCCACCGGCTGTTCGATTTTCGCGGTGTCGTGTTCGACATTGATCCCGTCTTTGCCAACAGCGAAGAATGGTACGAATCGATCCCTGAGGACATGCGCCCCAAGCGTGAGCAACCGTTTTATCACTTGCTCGCGGAAAACGAGGACTCAAGCTACGTCGCCTATGTCAGCCAAGGCAATCTGGTAGCGGATGCTTCAGGCGGCCCCGTCGAGCACCCGACGCTGTCGCAGCTGTTCGAACAGTTCAAGGACGGGCGCTATCGGATGCGCCGTTCTCTAACCCACTGATTGAGATAAACCGCACTGGCGGCGTCAGCTCTTTAATTTCCAGCCTGACCGCAGCACCGCGTATACGGCCAGCGCAATTGCAAGGTTGAGCACCGCAATTCCGACAGCCGCGACCATCACATCGCCGCTGGTGCCAATGTCACTTTCGCCCAGGAACCCATAGCGGAAGCCCGAGATCACGTAGAAAAACGGATTGGCGCGGCTTACTGCCTGAAATGTCGGCGCGAGGTTGTCGATCACATAGAATGTTCCCGACAACAATGAGAGCGGCGCGATCACGAAATTGGTGATCGCGGCATTGTGGTCGAACTTTTCGGCCCAGATCGATGTTGCAAGGCCCAACAGCGCGAGCAGCACCGCACCCATCAATCCGAACCAGACCACCGCCCATAGATGCTCAACGCTGAGGCTAACACCCGGCCACAGCGCCATGGCCAGTGCCACGGTGCACCCAACTGCGACCGCACGCGTCACAGCCGCTGCGACAATCCCGCCCATCAACTCCCCCGGAGACAGCGGAGGCATCAGCAGGTCAATAATCGTGCCCTGTATCTTGCCTGACAGCAGCGAAAACGAAGAATTGGCGAACGCGTTCTGCATCATTCCCATCACGATCAACCCCGGCGCGACGAAGCTGGAGAACGGCACACCCAGCACTTCACGGCCTCCGCGGCCCAATGCGACGGTGAAAATGATCAAAAACAGCAGTGTTGTGACCGCCGGAGCCCAAATCGTCTGCGTCTGGACCTTGAGAAACCGTCGCACCTCCTTCATATAGAGGGCGAACAATCCGATGCGGTTGATCCCGGTGATGACGGGAACTCCTCGCGGCGGAAACCGGGTGCTCTCCCCGGTGGAATTCTTTACGGGAGCAGCGTCCGAAACAGGGTTCGCAGGTGCAGTATCAGCCATGGCGTCAGCGCCTACGGCCTTGCCCCCGCCCTGACAAGCCGGTCGCTGATACGCAATTTGAACGGAAGCAGAAACTTATGAGTTGGACTGACGAGCGCATCGGAACGCTCAAGAAGATGTGGGAAGGCGGATCAACCGCCAGCCAGATCGCCGAGGAACTGGGCGGCGTCAGCCGTAACGCGGTAATCGGTAAGGCACACCGGCTTGGGCTGAAATCGCGCCCGTCCCCGGTGAAGGCCAACGAAAAGAAGAAAGCGGCGAAGAAAGCGGCGGCGAAACCTGCTGCCCCCAAGAAAGCAGCACCCAAGGCGGCCAAACCCGCAGCCAAGCCTGCTACCAAAGCAGCTGATAGCGCCGGACCAGCTGCGGCGCCTGCGGCTGGGTCGAGCGGCGGTTCGCCTTCGCAGCCTCTGCCCAATCCCACGCCAAACCTGCCCAAGATCGTCTCCGTCGGTCCAGGAGGGTTCCTACGGCAGGGCCCCGGCGATCAGCAGCCGCCAATCCCGCCGGCTCCGCCGCGCCGACTGGTTCCTGCAAAGCCCAGCCCAGAGATCGCGGACAAGACGAGCCTGCTTGATCTGTCAGACAAAGTCTGCCGTTGGCCGATGGGCCATCCGGGTGAGCCCGATTTCCATTTCTGCGGTACACCGGTGAATCCGGGCTTCCCTTATTGTGTCGAACACTGCGGCCGGGCCTATCAGGCTCAGCTGCCTCGCGGTGCGCGACGCCCCCCACCGCCTCTGCCGTTTGGTGGCCCCAGAGTCCGCTAGCGGGTTCGCTAAGCAGCTCGCTGTCGCATCTGCAGCGCAGCTTCTTCGTATCTCACAGCTGATCGGCGCGGGTAATTCCCGCGCCGTTTGGCATTGTGGCTGACACTCAAGTCCATTGAGCACGACGTTGTGCCGTGGATAGCGCGATGACGCGACGCACCTGCGTGCTTGTGCGCCAACGCGGCGAATGTAGAAAAGCGCGGATCATTCAGGAGACAGTCCATGCCACTCACACTGCACCAAGCCTTCGTCCCGAACTGCCAGCAAATCCTCGCTGGATTGAGCGGTCTGGTTGATAAGGCTGAGGCTTACGCCAAGGATAATGGCATGGATGCATCGGAACTGATCGATGCCAAGCTCGCCGAAGATATGTGGTCGCTTCCTTGGCATGTGCGCGCTTGCTGGGTGCACTCCAAGCTGGTGCTGGACCTGTTGCCCTCTGGCGAATTCAGCCCCGATTTCACCGACCTCCCGCAAGACTTGGATGCGATGCGGGCGATGATCGCCGATGCACAGAACACACTCTCCGCCGTGTCGCACGAAGCTCTCGAGGAAATGTCCGACAAAACGATTGGTTTCGTGCTCGGCGGGAAGCGCCTGATGGAACTGACCGGCGCGAACTTCCTCCTGAGCTTCTCGCAGCCCAACTTCTATTTCCACGCAACAACGTTTTACGACATCTTGCGCATGAAGGGTTTGCCGCTCGGCAAAATGGAATTCATGGGACCGATACGCGTTTTAGGAAGTTAAGACCCACATGAAGAAAATCGCCTTTGTTGCCCTCCCCGCAGCCGTAGCCCTTACGCATCCCACCGCTGCACTCGCCGAACTTCCCGAGCCAGTGCGCGCCATGATCGATGCTGCGATTGCAAGTGGCGACGAAGCCGCGGTGCGGACCGTGATCGACCTTGCCAAGCAAACCAATCCGGATGATGTGGACGAATTGGATGCGATACTGGGCGGCTACGAAACCGATCTTTCCGCTGCAAAGGCGGAAGCCGCTGCGATGGAAGAGCAGGAAATCCGCAGTGCCGGCTTGTTCGAGAACTGGACAGGCAAAGGTGAGCTTGGAGGCTTTCGCGCAACTGGCAATTCGTCAAATTCGGGTGTGACGGCAGGTCTTTCGCTCACGCGAGAAGGGATTGACTGGACTCACAAATTGCGAGCCCGTGCGGACTATCAACGCAACAATGGCGTGACCTCGCGTGAGCAGTACTTCGCATCCTACGAACCGAACTACAACCTGTCCGACCGAGTGTTCCTTTATGGGCTGGCTCAATATGAACGCGATCGGTTTCAAGGCTTCTCGGCGCGCTACGCAGTTTCCGGGGGTATCGGTTATCAGATCGTTGACGAGCCCGACTTACAATTGTCGGCCAAGGCTGGCCCAGCCTATCGCGTGACCGAATTCGTCGACGGTACCAGCGAAAGCAGGGTTGCGGCCTTGCTCGGTATCGATTTCGACTGGTCCATCACCGATCGCCTGAAGCTGACTCACGACACCAATGCGGTCGCAGAAACGGGCGGTTCGGCGACAGTCATCGTGGATTCAAACAACACCAGCCTCAATCTGGTGACCGGGCTCAATGCCAAGATCAGCGACAAGGTAAGCGCGCGTGTGTCCTATGCCATCGAGTATGACAGCAATCCGCCTGTAGGTGCGGTCCAGACCGACACGTTGAGCCGCGTGACCCTGATCTACGATTTTTGAGCGCGATCAAGTCTTTGACCGTAGTTTAGCCCTTGCGCGCGAACCAGATGATGTGATGCGCGCCTTTGTTGTTGGGGCGTGATCGCACGCGGCGTTCCTCGACCGCGAAACCGGCATCCATCAAACGGCGTTTGAACGCGTGGTCAGGCGCTGCCGACCAGACCGATAGAATGCCGCCAGGTTTCAGCGCGTCGCGCGCTTTGCCGATACCGGTGCGCGAATAGAGCCGGTTGTTGTGATCGCGAACCAGTCCGTCAGGCCCGTTATCGACGTCCATCAGGATTGCATCATACTTGTCGCAGGTGCCGTCATTCGCATCGTCGATCAACGCACCGACATCGCAGATTTTCAGGTCCAGCCGTGGGTCCGACATCGCCTCCCCGGTCAGTTCTTTCATCGGCCCATCGGCCCATTCGATGATGCTATGCGAGATTTCCGCGACCACCACATCGGCGCGCTCACCCAGTAGCGAGAGCGCCTTGCGCAAGGTAAAGCCCATCCCATAGCCACCGATCAGGATGCGCGGTGCGTCCTTTCCCAGCCGTTCCAACGTAAGCTCGGCCAGTTGCTCCTCGGAAAACTGCATCCGGGTGCTCATCAACTCGTTGCGGCCCAGCACGATCATGAAATCGCGCCCATGGCTGTAGAGCTCGAGCACTTCGCCGTCGTCGATTGTAGTGGAGTCGATGAGTTCGCGTTTCAGCATGGCTCGCCGCTAGACGATTTCGTCTTCGTCGAACAGTCCATCAGCGAAGGCTGCGTCTTCAATATCGTTCAAGCGATCTTCTGCCGTCGCGTGCCGGTCCACCTCGGCAATGTGCATCAAGGCGTCGCCCTGATTGACCACCGGCAAATTGCTGCGCCCGATAATGACGCCTGAAATATGCGCCTCGACAGCCTCGTCCATGTCGCCAAACGGATCGGCGAGGAAACCGACTGTCTCGCCCTTTTCGACCGCCGCGCCGTTGGTTTTGGTCGCGCGGAATATGCCCCCGGCAGGCGCGCGCAGCCAACTGGTGCGGCGGCTGCGGATGGGCGTGGCTCCGACTTTGCGTGGCAGCCGGACGTTCATTCCGAGATGCGCCATGACGCGAAGAATGCCCTGCACGCCAACCCGCATGCTGAGCTCATCGAACCGCAGTGCTTCGCCCGCTTCCAGCAGCAAGACGTCGCAATCGTGGTCTGCCGCTGTCTGACGCAGCGAGCCTTCCCGCAGGTTAGAAACAATGATTGCAGGCGCGGCAAAGACCTCGGCCAGTTCGGCGGCTTTTGCCCGGCCTTCGCTGATGCGGATTTGCGGAAGGTTTTCGCGGTGCAGGCCAGCGGTGTGCAGATCAATCCCGATGCTGCTGCGCCCGATGATCTGCTCGGTAAAGTGATGCGCCAATTGCGCCGCGAGCGATCCTTTTGGCGAACCGGGGAAGCAGCGGTTGAGATCGCGCCGATC
This window encodes:
- a CDS encoding ABC transporter permease, translated to MADTAPANPVSDAAPVKNSTGESTRFPPRGVPVITGINRIGLFALYMKEVRRFLKVQTQTIWAPAVTTLLFLIIFTVALGRGGREVLGVPFSSFVAPGLIVMGMMQNAFANSSFSLLSGKIQGTIIDLLMPPLSPGELMGGIVAAAVTRAVAVGCTVALAMALWPGVSLSVEHLWAVVWFGLMGAVLLALLGLATSIWAEKFDHNAAITNFVIAPLSLLSGTFYVIDNLAPTFQAVSRANPFFYVISGFRYGFLGESDIGTSGDVMVAAVGIAVLNLAIALAVYAVLRSGWKLKS
- a CDS encoding MnmC family methyltransferase encodes the protein MLKRELIDSTTIDDGEVLELYSHGRDFMIVLGRNELMSTRMQFSEEQLAELTLERLGKDAPRILIGGYGMGFTLRKALSLLGERADVVVAEISHSIIEWADGPMKELTGEAMSDPRLDLKICDVGALIDDANDGTCDKYDAILMDVDNGPDGLVRDHNNRLYSRTGIGKARDALKPGGILSVWSAAPDHAFKRRLMDAGFAVEERRVRSRPNNKGAHHIIWFARKG
- a CDS encoding GcrA family cell cycle regulator, with the translated sequence MSWTDERIGTLKKMWEGGSTASQIAEELGGVSRNAVIGKAHRLGLKSRPSPVKANEKKKAAKKAAAKPAAPKKAAPKAAKPAAKPATKAADSAGPAAAPAAGSSGGSPSQPLPNPTPNLPKIVSVGPGGFLRQGPGDQQPPIPPAPPRRLVPAKPSPEIADKTSLLDLSDKVCRWPMGHPGEPDFHFCGTPVNPGFPYCVEHCGRAYQAQLPRGARRPPPPLPFGGPRVR
- a CDS encoding YdiY family protein; amino-acid sequence: MKKIAFVALPAAVALTHPTAALAELPEPVRAMIDAAIASGDEAAVRTVIDLAKQTNPDDVDELDAILGGYETDLSAAKAEAAAMEEQEIRSAGLFENWTGKGELGGFRATGNSSNSGVTAGLSLTREGIDWTHKLRARADYQRNNGVTSREQYFASYEPNYNLSDRVFLYGLAQYERDRFQGFSARYAVSGGIGYQIVDEPDLQLSAKAGPAYRVTEFVDGTSESRVAALLGIDFDWSITDRLKLTHDTNAVAETGGSATVIVDSNNTSLNLVTGLNAKISDKVSARVSYAIEYDSNPPVGAVQTDTLSRVTLIYDF
- the hspQ gene encoding heat shock protein HspQ — protein: MERAEFFSSQAGRTIVAPRQTRARFGIGDIVRHRLFDFRGVVFDIDPVFANSEEWYESIPEDMRPKREQPFYHLLAENEDSSYVAYVSQGNLVADASGGPVEHPTLSQLFEQFKDGRYRMRRSLTH
- a CDS encoding succinylglutamate desuccinylase/aspartoacylase family protein, with the protein product MAKPPSAQPFEFAGHTVEPGTSATIDVPVSRLSTATEISMRVRVIHGTKPGPVMFISGSVHGDEIIGVEICRRVINAVSAKRLAGTLLCVPIVNAYGFVQHQRYLPDRRDLNRCFPGSPKGSLAAQLAHHFTEQIIGRSSIGIDLHTAGLHRENLPQIRISEGRAKAAELAEVFAAPAIIVSNLREGSLRQTAADHDCDVLLLEAGEALRFDELSMRVGVQGILRVMAHLGMNVRLPRKVGATPIRSRRTSWLRAPAGGIFRATKTNGAAVEKGETVGFLADPFGDMDEAVEAHISGVIIGRSNLPVVNQGDALMHIAEVDRHATAEDRLNDIEDAAFADGLFDEDEIV
- a CDS encoding DUF1993 family protein, whose product is MPLTLHQAFVPNCQQILAGLSGLVDKAEAYAKDNGMDASELIDAKLAEDMWSLPWHVRACWVHSKLVLDLLPSGEFSPDFTDLPQDLDAMRAMIADAQNTLSAVSHEALEEMSDKTIGFVLGGKRLMELTGANFLLSFSQPNFYFHATTFYDILRMKGLPLGKMEFMGPIRVLGS